The nucleotide sequence aaaataagaaaaattttaaaaaataaagtgtaaaatagaaattaaaaaattttaaagaaaaagagAGATTAGAGGTAAATTGTAcagtaaatttttttctttttttttatagtatAAATATATAATGGATAAAAAGGTATTTTTACTATTCTTACGTTTAGTAAAAGTGCactcttttttaatatattaatatagtataatatgaaataaaattattatttttttaaaatattgaagTATATATAGAAGAGAagcttttaattgaaaataaatttgacataatttttaacaaaaataatttaattttccttTTGGTGAGCACCAACAATTCAATTTTTGATGAATATAAAAGaaggtattttttttatttatttatcatgaaaaaaatataaaatatattagatagaatttttatttggtcaTGTGCGTCAGTGCGTGTACTGCAGAAGCAGAAGTTATGCTTCGTCGCAAGAAAATCCAGATGCTTCTTTTAATTCTTTAGTTTTTAAGGGCAAAAGTTTACTTTTACTATTGTTAAAAATAGTAAAAGTGTAATTTAATTTGgacttcatttattttataaaaaataatttatatataaattaaaaaaatatatttttatagataatattttttgttatttaattataatattaaattaatattatatatatatatttatattttaacaatataataaaagttttaaaaaaaaattttcttaaaaattaatttaattttttttattgataaaatattttttattaatttatttttttaatatctcaaaaatattttttaaaaaatatattttttaaaataaatgaaaCCTTAATATGGAATAATATTGATTGGATACTTGTGTTCCATACGGCCATTGGATCTTGGAGATTGAATTATAGCCATTTATTTAAGAAACTGAAAACAACTGTTATGATTGTAACTTGAGGAAGACAAACAATGAGAGTGAATTGCATGACTTACTATAGCGTAAGGAATGGGCCGGTGGACATAagttaaggatttttttttttataaatatcatCCATCATTAATCTTAAATACaagatatataatttatatattttatattttaaatttattataaattatatctaaataaaaatttcttgtTGAGTCAATTTCTATAAATTCGTGGCCTTTACGACAGAGTAATTTGTGTTATTATGAGGAGAGAACTTTAAAAGTTCATATCACTACGACGTTGCATGATTTTCGATAATTGAAGTTTTGGCTACGACTACTTTACAAATTTAGTAATTTAAGGGGACAAAAAATAGAAGACCATTATTTTTGCTGGTCCCCTAGTATACAATATTAAGCAGAGGCAAGTATACAATAtgaattactaaaaaaattattaaatttaacatttataaactataaatttaaattttatttataaaattatcaaaataaattatatgtaaatttattataaaattttaaatttgaatatgaggaaggtatctaatatctggtagcgcgcttaccatctggcctttggtaatgtggggtatcatcactctggtgtactgtaccataaaattttaattgaatgaatttcttatatatatgttttatgaaattatttttattaatgatttgatagcatgagcatgattttattgaatagaaaatttattataaaattaatcaagcgtctgcctattCCTATTCCATTttttgctataattatcattcactgagcattagctcaaacaacgttttctctgtctgttatctgtttcagatcagtagaattctataACTGATTCAAATATTTAGtctattttctggagagggacaatctttgatttgttctcatggtatgcccaaaTTCATGTTTTCtatggctaataattagtttaatttattgaacagtttaagtttttatttaaaatctatagagactccgcagtttacttataggatatttatattgtttattcagtattttatttatttagattttatctttttttttttttgggttagcaagtgacaatatatttttttcaagatactctgataaggcttgcatgatttaaggacAATTAAATTATGTGCCGGTCGCGGCACATAATTTTGGGTCATGACAGAAGGAGAGGTAAGCACTAAAgcttattgaagttatgagatatcaagtcaagcGCAGTGGAGGCATAGTGAGTACTAAATATGTCAGAAAAAGATTGAAGAGTGATTTGAGGTACAAGTTTCGCTATGAAATGACGATAATAGCTAGGACACTACAGCAGACAAAAAGCTATGTAGATCCTAGGCAAAAGGATttagagtttgcagtgggcgatcaTGTACTCTTGAAGgtctctccgatgaagggagttatgagatttgggaagaagggcaAGCTCGCATCCCGATACATAGGGCCTTTTGAGAGTACTGATAGAGTTAGAGCAGAGGCCTATCGGTTAGAGTTACCACCAAGCTTTTCTTACGTCTACCCAGTGTTCcacattttcatgcttaagaagtacatacctgatccttctcatgtgttacAACCCTATACAGTGGAGTTGAAGGAAAACTTAACCTTTGAGGAGCAACTAATAGCCATAGTGGACTTTCAGATGAggcagttatggtcaaaatagatccctatggttaagattTTATGGAGGAGCCAATCGGTAGAAGAgtgtacctgggagtcagagTAGGACATGCGCAATAAGTACCCGTACTTGTCCACTGTGTAATCTTGTAATtccttattctgccttgtgtaaaattcgaagacgaattttctgtaaggggggagaatgtaacatccctaatttttaaataattattttatatataaatataaatattttagtctaaccccTAGTATTGTGTGCTtcgcgtaggtaccttcaattgacGAAAATTCAATAGTTGCTCGAGTCTGCAATTTCGGACCGGGCAGGCAGGCTAACGAAAAAGTTTCAAAATGGGATCaaaattataggctaccccaccgtttTCAGACGTTCCGGACACCTCTCCAACGTCGAGATTGACATAGGTAaatccgaaccttactttttcttaattatctagtgcttgattacgattaaaaatctataaaatattcgtggtaggttaaaaaattataattccttttgcattagcttaataatattgctcaGAACCAcatggcaaaattttagaatttttagagctcatttgggcagtttttgcaaaatagttaattatagggactaaattataatttttcaaattatggtTGTTTACTATTTAGATGGGCCCAAgtggggccatgtgatgtgattgagttgtggatgtgtaatttgcggatatagaagtgcattttgagcccttttgcaggttgggtaggtcctaagtataggggagactctgatgaattttcgacacgacttaggctGTCTTTGGTcatttctaaacttgtattgagtcgaatatattaaataattataataaaattgtcaggtgagccgagacagcttTCCTCCTCCTCCCAGCCGCCGCAGTGACCTTggttcaagtctgtgagtaaaatattaattttaattataatttcaatattattatatattcaggaaTGCCCgtgcattacttataaatatgtatctatgtaattaaacactaggcacattttatattacattcttaattgatgaaatgccatggatattgtttatggtaatttggagcagtgtgcgtgcgttggtgtgcatgtgatgtgtgatattggatatggataggacgggtagatgcggcttgagagacactcgttgagacccggtcctttatggataagtcggagtaggcacggctcgagataatctcgctggcccccgcatttggtttatcaagcgaaagtccggcttgagagacactcattagcagaggttggattaagagagctgtaagggggatcagctcccatatatgtactgtttaaacattattgggtgtgtgagtgctctaaattgcctttttactgttatgatgtgatttgtataaaaattttgatggTGTTATATTTCACGCTTCAAGattcattagctttagatagctatagaaattatggttaaaattggtattttactctctgagtcgaacgctcactcctgttcaccttatttttccaggttacaggaggattccttgttgtgactaacctgctcctcttcttcgcaggtcaattagtaatatttaatgtattttgtataatttagCTAAATTCTAGAACTCCACAcgtgttaggagtattttaatcaatttaggactgtaatataatattatattgaatTTGTAAGCATTTTAAATTCATGTATGTGGGTGTGttattggactggatgagggagctgagctcccatttgatcttatgtcattatgagtatgtggagggtgagctgagctccccaaattataatatattgtgcttacaggtcgggcgagtcaaaaactccccgttgtataGTCTATGTTATTGTCAGATTTTattcggttgaattcttgaaattaagcttaaaatgggccttagaattgggttaaggaataattAAGCTTACTACAGACCTCGAGAGTTTtaagctggcctaggtcctattgTCGGTCCGGCTCATTGATTGGATCGTGACATAAATAATTATTAACCTTTAAAAAAATTCACCAAAGTTCATGTTGACATAGTTGTGCccacatataataataataataataataatttcattatCATTATCATTATCATTATCAGTCTTTAGTCTATGGTTAAGAGACTTAgaacttttcaaaagaaaaaaaaattaatatttatatttttcttttttattatttataattttaattatttactttatttcacttaaaatctttaaattttttaacaCTCTAAATTTTAGTGTTAAAaactaatttataatatttataatagtaCTTTACATAGTTCACAACCCCTAATGAGGTACGTGGAGATTTGAAATTTCCACTTCAACCacctaacttacaaaatattcatTTGAGATTGCACTTTAATTACGACTTTTAGATTGATtctgattaatttttattaaaatataaaaaaaatttattcaaattccaTCCACAATAAATTTAAAAACACAAATACATCGTGATGCTCcttgcttttttctttttttttttactaattaatattttttataaaaaaaagtctgctaaattttacatataattcaattttaattta is from Hevea brasiliensis isolate MT/VB/25A 57/8 unplaced genomic scaffold, ASM3005281v1 Scaf86, whole genome shotgun sequence and encodes:
- the LOC131177769 gene encoding uncharacterized protein LOC131177769, whose amino-acid sequence is MTIIARTLQQTKSYVDPRQKDLEFAVGDHVLLKVSPMKGVMRFGKKGKLASRYIGPFESTDRVRAEAYRLELPPSFSYVYPVFHIFMLKKYIPDPSHVLQPYTVELKENLTFEEQLIAIVDFQMRQLWSK